One region of Niallia sp. Man26 genomic DNA includes:
- the dnaG gene encoding DNA primase, with product MVERIPDEKVNEVKQAIDIVDVIGEHVALTKQGRNYLGLCPFHGEKTPSFSVSPEKQIFHCFGCHAGGNVFTFLMDIHGYSFQEAAFHLAERANVDLGVELQESGDKPAISKDLQQMMDAHDLLAKFYHHLLLNTTDGEHALQYLLNRGFTKEVIEKFQIGYAPNQWDFAVKYLKKYDVSLLVKAGLIIKSEKGDRYFDRFRDRIMFPIFDRNGNTIAFSGRTLGDSTPKYLNSPETPIFNKSSTLYNFHLARPGMRKTQHAVLFEGFADVIAASRAGVENSVGTMGTSLTEEHIAILKRNSRTITICYDSDSAGIEAAYRAGKMLVAAKCTVKVVMLPDGLDPDDYLNKYGEEKLQHEIMQASVPFMSFKLVYHRRGKNLQNEGDKLAYIEQVLGEIAQLENAVEKDLYLRQLSSEFAISLEALKMQEEELAGRRIINKPNKSINAPVKQYSVKKRSNNLLPAYHTAERRLIAHMLKNEDVALKVREALQDRTFNIDEHQAIFTYLLAFYETGQSSDSSAFLNFIRDGELQRIVADIDMMEVNEEVNDQELADYLKQLLNYEKMLEINEKKALQKEAERQNDFLKAAEIGMEVMLLVKSLK from the coding sequence ATGGTTGAGCGCATTCCTGATGAAAAGGTAAACGAGGTCAAACAGGCAATTGACATAGTTGACGTCATTGGGGAGCATGTAGCTTTAACAAAGCAAGGACGCAATTATTTAGGGTTGTGTCCATTTCATGGCGAAAAAACCCCGTCATTTTCCGTATCACCCGAAAAGCAGATATTTCATTGCTTCGGCTGTCATGCTGGTGGAAATGTCTTTACTTTCCTGATGGATATACACGGTTATTCCTTCCAGGAAGCCGCATTCCATTTGGCGGAAAGAGCTAATGTCGACTTAGGTGTGGAATTGCAAGAGTCAGGTGATAAGCCTGCCATTTCCAAAGATTTGCAGCAAATGATGGATGCACATGATTTACTAGCTAAATTTTACCATCATTTGCTTCTAAACACAACGGATGGTGAGCATGCTTTACAGTATTTGCTTAACAGAGGCTTCACTAAAGAAGTAATTGAGAAATTCCAAATAGGCTATGCGCCGAATCAATGGGATTTCGCAGTGAAGTATTTAAAGAAATATGATGTTTCTTTACTGGTAAAAGCAGGTTTGATCATTAAAAGTGAAAAAGGGGATAGATATTTTGACCGTTTCCGCGATCGAATCATGTTTCCCATCTTTGACCGTAATGGCAATACTATTGCATTTTCCGGGCGTACATTAGGGGATTCAACTCCTAAATACTTAAACAGTCCGGAAACACCAATTTTTAATAAAAGCAGCACCCTTTATAATTTTCATTTGGCAAGGCCTGGCATGCGGAAAACACAGCATGCTGTCCTGTTCGAAGGATTTGCCGATGTCATTGCTGCAAGCCGTGCAGGTGTGGAAAACAGTGTCGGGACAATGGGAACATCCCTTACAGAAGAGCATATCGCTATTTTGAAGCGGAACTCCCGGACGATAACGATCTGTTATGATTCAGACTCTGCAGGGATTGAAGCGGCTTATCGGGCAGGAAAAATGCTTGTTGCCGCCAAATGTACTGTTAAGGTCGTCATGCTTCCAGATGGTCTGGATCCGGATGATTATCTTAACAAATACGGGGAAGAAAAACTGCAGCATGAAATCATGCAGGCGAGTGTTCCTTTCATGAGCTTTAAGCTCGTGTATCACCGCAGAGGAAAAAATCTGCAAAATGAAGGAGATAAGCTCGCCTATATAGAACAAGTATTGGGAGAAATTGCTCAGCTTGAAAATGCAGTTGAAAAAGATCTCTATTTAAGACAGCTGTCTTCTGAGTTTGCGATTTCTCTTGAAGCATTAAAAATGCAGGAGGAAGAGCTGGCCGGCAGGCGTATAATAAATAAGCCAAATAAAAGCATTAATGCACCAGTTAAGCAATATAGTGTTAAAAAAAGATCTAACAATTTGCTGCCGGCATATCATACTGCCGAAAGAAGGCTGATAGCACATATGCTCAAAAATGAAGATGTCGCGTTAAAGGTGCGGGAAGCATTGCAGGACCGGACGTTTAATATTGATGAACATCAGGCAATCTTCACATACTTGCTGGCTTTTTATGAAACAGGACAAAGCTCAGATTCGAGCGCCTTTCTAAACTTTATTCGTGACGGTGAGCTGCAGCGGATTGTAGCTGACATTGACATGATGGAAGTCAATGAAGAAGTAAATGACCAAGAGCTTGCCGATTATTTAAAACAGCTGTTGAATTATGAAAAAATGCTTGAGATTAATGAAAAAAAAGCATTGCAAAAAGAAGCAGAGCGACAAAATGATTTTCTAAAGGCAGCAGAAATAGGAATGGAAGTCATGTTGTTAGTAAAATCATTAAAATAA
- a CDS encoding YaiI/YqxD family protein, whose translation MDNCIIYVDADSCPVKEEIVEMATSKSIEVIFIASYAHMKLHQDGTNWKYVDSSKEAVDMFIMNAVKANDVVVTQDIGLAATLLPKAVQVLTPRGIILEEKDIATALDMRYLSAKARRRGIYGKGPRPFEEKDRQKFKKSLAIVLSKVAGE comes from the coding sequence ATGGATAATTGCATCATATATGTTGACGCTGATTCTTGTCCTGTGAAAGAAGAAATTGTCGAAATGGCTACAAGCAAATCTATAGAGGTAATTTTTATCGCTTCCTATGCTCACATGAAACTGCATCAAGACGGAACAAACTGGAAATATGTTGACAGTAGCAAGGAAGCAGTAGATATGTTTATTATGAATGCCGTGAAGGCAAATGATGTTGTGGTAACACAGGATATCGGACTGGCGGCAACCTTGCTGCCAAAAGCTGTGCAAGTCTTAACCCCAAGAGGGATTATCCTCGAGGAAAAGGATATTGCCACAGCGCTGGATATGCGTTATCTTTCTGCAAAGGCAAGAAGAAGAGGTATATACGGTAAAGGACCAAGGCCATTCGAAGAAAAGGATCGGCAAAAGTTTAAAAAAAGTTTGGCAATCGTTTTGTCGAAAGTTGCAGGAGAATGA
- a CDS encoding pyruvate, water dikinase regulatory protein: MTERQIIYVVSDSVGETAELVTKAAISQFSGHNVNVSIKRFPFVEDKSNIRDVIRQARQEHGMIAYTLVKPEMRKYMQELAVEEGVYAADIIGPIIDQFQMLWGKTPLFEPGLVRKLDEDYFKKVEAIEFAVKYDDGRDPRGLEKADIILLGVSRTSKTPLSQFLAHKRVKVANVPIVPEVDPPKELFEVPAHKCFGLKISPKKLNNIRKERLISLGLSDSASYAQIERIEQELEYFESIVDQIKCPVIDVTNKAVEETANIIFNLYYRAKNTQF; this comes from the coding sequence ATGACGGAAAGGCAAATCATTTATGTAGTTTCTGATTCTGTCGGAGAGACAGCAGAGCTTGTGACGAAAGCAGCAATCAGCCAGTTTTCCGGCCATAATGTGAATGTTTCCATTAAGAGGTTTCCATTTGTCGAAGACAAGTCCAATATACGCGATGTAATTCGCCAGGCGCGCCAAGAGCACGGCATGATTGCTTATACGCTTGTAAAGCCAGAAATGCGCAAATATATGCAAGAGCTGGCAGTTGAAGAAGGTGTATACGCTGCTGACATTATCGGGCCTATTATCGATCAGTTTCAGATGCTCTGGGGCAAAACTCCGTTGTTTGAGCCAGGTCTTGTCAGAAAGCTTGATGAAGACTACTTTAAAAAAGTAGAAGCGATTGAATTTGCAGTCAAATATGATGATGGCAGAGATCCGCGAGGCTTGGAAAAAGCAGATATTATTTTGCTTGGTGTATCAAGAACCTCCAAGACGCCTTTGTCCCAATTTTTAGCCCATAAGCGGGTGAAAGTAGCCAATGTGCCAATAGTGCCTGAAGTGGATCCTCCGAAGGAATTATTTGAAGTGCCAGCACATAAATGCTTTGGTCTAAAAATCAGCCCGAAAAAACTGAATAATATCCGCAAGGAAAGGCTGATCTCTTTAGGTCTAAGTGACAGTGCGAGCTATGCGCAAATTGAGCGGATCGAACAGGAACTAGAATACTTTGAAAGCATTGTGGACCAAATTAAATGTCCGGTAATCGATGTGACGAACAAAGCAGTCGAAGAAACGGCCAATATTATTTTCAACTTATATTATCGTGCCAAAAACACGCAGTTTTGA
- a CDS encoding helix-turn-helix transcriptional regulator: MKLNRRQQQIVEIVKENGPITGEQIAESLHLTRATLRPDLAILTMAGFLDARPRVGYFYTGKTSEQTENINNLLVKDYYSSPVVASDTTSVYDAIVTMFTMDVGTIFIVDANEMLADVVSRKDMLRASIGKQELSSLPVTIIMTRMPNITYCYLDDKLVDVGKKLIEREIDSLPVVKEELDGLKVIGRVTKTNITKALVDLSNEQI, from the coding sequence ATAAAACTGAATAGACGCCAACAGCAAATTGTGGAAATTGTGAAAGAGAATGGACCTATAACTGGAGAGCAAATTGCAGAATCCTTACATTTGACAAGAGCCACATTACGCCCTGATCTCGCTATTCTAACGATGGCAGGTTTTCTTGATGCAAGGCCTCGCGTCGGTTATTTTTATACTGGCAAGACGTCAGAGCAGACAGAAAACATTAATAATCTGCTAGTTAAGGATTATTATTCCAGTCCTGTTGTAGCAAGTGATACAACATCTGTTTATGATGCAATCGTTACAATGTTTACGATGGATGTAGGCACTATTTTTATCGTCGATGCAAACGAAATGCTTGCTGATGTGGTTTCGAGGAAGGACATGCTTCGGGCAAGCATCGGAAAACAGGAATTGTCGTCATTGCCTGTTACCATCATCATGACGAGAATGCCAAATATCACTTACTGTTATTTGGATGATAAGCTTGTGGATGTTGGTAAAAAACTGATAGAACGGGAAATAGATTCATTGCCAGTTGTGAAGGAAGAGCTTGATGGCCTAAAGGTAATTGGCAGAGTAACGAAAACAAATATAACAAAAGCACTTGTAGACTTATCCAATGAACAAATTTAA